CAATTTAGAAAATTGTATGATAATAATCCTTTATATTCTATTTGTGCAGATAAATATAAAGTAAGAGAGTATGTAAAAGAAAAGATAGGAGAAGAGTATTTAATTCCTTTATATTTAGTAACGGATAAACTAACAGAAGAACAATGGGATAAATTACCAAATTCATTTGTAGCTAAAGCTAATCATAATAGTGGACCTGTACAAATAGTTAAAGATAAAACTAAAGCAAACAAAAAAGAGATAATTAGGGAATTGAATAATCAGTTAAAATTAGATTATGGTATTTTATCAATGGAAAAATACTATAGTAATATATCTAGGAAAATAATAGTTGAGAAATATTTGAAAGATAATATAGAGGATTATAAATTTAATTGTTTCAATAGTAAAAAAATAATTTTAGAGAGAGTAACAAAGGCAAGCGAATTAAGCAATATGTATAATCCGTATACTTGGGAGAAGCTTAACTTTACAACTGGAAATATAATAGATAAAAAAGTATATGAAAAGCCAAAAAATTTTGAAAAGATGTTAGAAATTGTAAAAGAGTTATCTCAAGACTTTGAATATGTTAGAGTAGATTTATACAATGTAGATGGGAAAATATATGTAGGAGAACTGACATTTTGTGAAAGTAGTGGATTTGGAAAATTTACAAATGAAGAGTGGGATTATATATTTGGAAGCTATTGGAACTTGGAGTTAGAAAAAGGGAAAATCATCAATGAATAAAACCAATGGCTTAAAATATAATTTGTTTATGTATTTTATAAGATTGATTTCTAACTTTGGATTTATTATCTTGATATTTCCATATGTTGCTAGGAAAATAGGAGCTGAAGGAATTGGAAGAGTACAGTATGTGGAAGTAATAAATTCATATTTTCTTTTAGTTATAAATTTAGGGGTCTTAGATTATGGAAAAAGAGAAATAGCTTGTTCTAAAGATAATCTCTTGAAAGCAAATGATATAGTAAATGAATTATTATCAATTTTATGTATTACTACGTTATTTGGAAGCATATTTTATTTTATATTTATAATTTATGTAGAAAGTAAAATGGATAAAATTTTATTATGTATATATTTTTTCATAATAATATTAAATTTGATTAATTTAGAATGGTTCTATATTGGAATTGAAAATCAAGAGTATATAACTAAGAGAAATTTATTAATAAAAATAGTTTCAGGAATTTTAATTTTACTTTTGGTAAAAGAACAAAAAGATATTTATTTATATGCTGGAATTTTAGTATTAGCTACTGCAGGTTCAAATTTTTATAATTTCATAGAGTTAAAAAAATATGCAAAACTAAAATTAGTAGGATTTAAAGAATACAAGAGACATTTAAAGCCTTTATTTTATCTTTTTTCTTCATCCCTTGCTTTAAGTCTATCGTATAACTTAGATTCGTTAATGATAAAAAATATAGTAGGAGATATAGAATTAGGTTATTATACTTTAGCATTAAAGTTTGGGAAATTACCATTGATAATAGGAAGTACTTTAATAGCTGTTTTATCTCCAAGATTAAATAATTTGTTAAGTCAAGAAAAGAAGAAAGAATTTTATAATATATGGAATAAAGGGATAAATACAATGTTTATTTTCTATATTCCTTGCTTTATAGGAATGTGGCTAATTTCAAAATCTTTAGTCTTAATTTTCGGTGGAGTCCAATTTTTACCAGCAGTAAATATATTTAAAGTATTTTCAATTTATATTCTAACTATGGGATTTGCAGTATCTACTGGAGTAGCCTTAAGTACTCATAGAAGAGATAGAGAATATTTTATTTCAGTTATGTTGGGAAGTATTTTAAATGTAATATTTAACATAATATTTATTCCAAAGATAGGAGCACTTGGAGCTGTAATAGCAACTTTAATAACAGAAGGAGTAGCAATAATAATAAGAATTTTATTATGTAAAGATATTTTTAAAAATATAAAACTTTTAAATATTAATATGATAAAAATGTTAATCTCTTCAATATTTATGGGCTTAGTTGTATTTTATATAACTAAAGTTATAACAAAACCATTATTTCAAGTAATAATATCAGGAACAGTAGGAGGAATTGTATATTTTATAGGATTAATTCTATTGAAAGAAGATTTAGTTTGTGAGGTTGTTAATAAGATAAAAGAAAAATATAAGAGTAGAGGAGAATAATATTTTATGAAAGTAACAAAAGCAGTCATACCAGCAGCAGGACTTGGTACTAGAGTATTACCAGCAACTAAGGCACAACCTAAAGAGATGCTAGTAATAGTAGATAAGCCATCATTACAATATATCATAGAAGAACTTGTAGAGTCTGGAATAAAAGATATAATCATAATTACTGGTAGAAATAAAAATAGTATTGAAGACCATTTTGATTACTCTTATGAATTAGAAGATACTCTTAAAAAAGATGGTAAAGATAAGCTATTAGGAAAAGTAGAGAGCATATCATCTATGGCTAATATCTGTTATGTTAGACAAAATCATCCAAAAGGATTAGGACATGCTATATTAAAAGCTAAATCTTTTGTAGGAGATGAGCCATTTGTAATAGCATTAGGAGATGATATAGTATATAATGATATACCAGTAGCAAAGCAACTAATAGATAATTACTCTAAATATCAATCTAGTATAGTAGGTTGTCAAGAGGTAAAAAAATCTGATGTATCTAAGTATGGAATAGTAAAACCATCTAAATCATTAGATGGAAAAACTGTAGAGATGGCAGATTTTATAGAGAAACCTAGTATAGAGGAAGCACCATCAAGATTTGCTTGTCTTGGAAGATATCTACTTACTCCAAGGATATTTGAATACTTAGAAAAAACAGAACCAGGAAAAGGTGGAGAGATACAGCTTACAGATGCTATAGTGGCTATGATGAAAGATGGAGAAAGGGTATTAGCTTACAACTTTGATGGAAAGAGATATGATATAGGTAATAAGTTTGGATTACTTAAAGCAAATATAGAGTTTGGACTAAGAAATGAGGAGACAAGAGAGGAACTATTAGAATATCTTAAGAATATCTAGGAGCAACTTATGTTTAAAATTAACCAAAATATATACAACAAAATAGGAGAGTTAGGTGTATATATCTACACCCTCTCTCTTTTTATATCCAAGTCAGGTGTAAATATAGGGCTAGGATTTTTAGTACTAGCCTTTTTACTCTATCTTTATGATAAGAGAAAAATAAATTTAACAACAGAGGAAAAATATATATTGGTTATCCTTATTCTACTACCAATATTTAGCCTTTTCTCAGTAGGTGGATATCACTCTTTTCAAAGAGCCTTAGAAAAATCATATAGATATATTGGACTTTTTTTTATACCTTATTTTCTTTATAAGGATAGAGTTGTAAAAATAGTATTATCACTTTTTTCCCTTAGTATAATAATATCTTTTATCAATGGTATTCTATACTACAAAAAACTTAAATGGAATTTTAATGTAAGGTTTCTTAGTTTTTCAAGTAATACATTAGATGAAGCACATATATTAGCTATGGGGAGTATGTTAATTTTAGTAGCTATTGTCTACTATATCAAAGAGAGAAAATATATATTTACCTCATTATTTACATTTACCCTTATCTTAGCAGTAGCAGCCTTGGTGATGACACAGGGAAGAGGAGCATGGCTAGGTTTTGGAGCTGGATTATTTGTAATTTCTTTCTTTCTCTTTAAAAGTAAAAAAATCTTTATAGCTATAACTATTCTTACTCTGCTTTTAGGTTATGGGGGTATCAATAGTAAAGCTTTAGAGAATAATAAATATATTAAGAGATTTGAAAGTATAAAAAATAAAGATAACTCTAGAATACTTCTATGGGAAAGTGGAATAGAGATGTACAAAGCTAATCCAATATTTGGAGTGGGAAGAGACAATGCTGGAGATTACTCTTTAGAGTATATGAAAAATCATTTTAAAGAGCAGAAACCTAACTATTTTTCTAAAAAAATGATGGAGTTAGCTGGTGCTGGGAATATACATAGCCTATATATCACATCTTTAGCTGAGGAAGGAATACTGTCTATCCCTTTTATAGGAATGTTCCTATTTATCTTATACAAGCAGATAAGATACTGTTTAACTAGGGAGAGAGATTTTAATTTCTATTTAGTAGTAGGTACAATGGGTATGCTTGTAGCCTTTTTAGTAGGTGGACTTACAGAAAATGTATGGAGAGAGATATGGAAATCTAATATGTTTGTCTTTATAGTTGGATTATATCTATCAAGAGTAAAACAAGAATGACTTTTGTTTAAAGAGGTCATTCTTATTTTTTAATTATATTTCAAAAAAGTTGGTAAAACTATAGCAAACGTATGTCAATGCTACTGGAATAAAAAAATTCTTTTTGTTAAAATTTTATTAAAAGATTGAACAGCTATGAACAGATATGAACCTGTTCTCTAGCTAAAGGGTAATGTTTTATGCTAAAATTTTAATGTGGGTGGTAGTGAGTAGAAGTGAGTTTTACTCAGTAGAAACTCATACAAAAATATGTTAGATTATAACAAAAAGAGAATGAGGAGGTAGCAAAATGGAAAGACCAGAATACTATGGAATTTTACCATCAAAGGTGAGATATGATGAGAGGCTAAAACCAATGGAGAAGATAATGTTTTCAGAGTTGACAGCTCTGGTACGTAAAAAGGGGTATTGCTATGCTAGTAATATGTATTTTGCAACTCTGTATGGGGTACATAAAAGTACTGTAAGTGCATGGATAAGTAACTTGGCAAAGTGTGGACATATAACTACAAAGTGTATAATGAAAGATAAGAGAGTGGAAGAGAGAAGAATATATATAGCAGAAGAAAGTGATATAAGTTATTTTCCTAAGTTGGAGAAGGAAAAGAGTAACATAGTAGATGATAAAATTTTAGATGAAATCTTCAAAGAAAAAATAGAGAGAAGAGAAAAAACTCCAGAGGAATTAGAAGATGTAAGAAAAAAACTTTTAAGGGATCTATTTGGATGTGAAGGGGAATAAAAAAATTACCAGGGTATCTATAAAAGAGTGGGGAGGGTATACATAAAAAAATCCCAAACCTATTCGTAAAAAGTAGAAGTATAATAGTACAAGAAGAATAATACAAGAGTAATAATATAAAAAGAATAATATATAATTATATAAGTTTTAAAGAGTTTAAAAATAATTGTAAATATTTATTTTAAAAAAAACAATAAAAACTTAACATATTCAAAATAAATTCTTTGCATTTTAATAATTTTATAGTATAATGTAGAATGAAAAATTAGAATTGGGAGGATTGTATCTACAAATGTCTAGAAAGAAAAAGTATGAAGATTATGATGAAGAATTTGAAAACGATGAAGATGAGATAGATCTAGCTGACCTTATCTTTACATTAATAAGAAGATGGAAGCTGATAGTTCTTACAGCTATACCAGTGGTAATATTAGGGGTAATATTTGCAATTACAAGACCAACTGTATATCAAGCAGAGACTACACTAATAGTATCTAACAATATGAGTAGTGTATCATTAGATAGTAGTGATATCTCTCTTAGCCAAAGACTAGTAATAACTTATTCAGAGATAGCTAAAAATAAATCTATCTTAAATAAAGTAATAAACAAATATGACTTAAAAGAAACAACAGAGCAATTAGCTAAATTAGTAACTATAACTCCAGTAGATAGTACAGAGTTAATATCTTTAACATATAAAAATAGTGATCCACAACTTGCAGCTATGGTAACAAATGAGATAGCTAATGAGTTTATGGATAAAGTAGTACAAGTAATGAGAGTAAGAAACGTAAATATAGTAGAGAAAGCTCAAGTACCTGTACAACCTCTTCCTAAAAAGAGAGCCCTTATACTTCTTGCATCAGTTGTTTTAGGATTAGCAGCTGGAACAGGAATGGCTTTCGTAATGGAGTTCCTACATAAAAAACTTAGAAAACCATCTGAGATACAAGCTATCTTAGGAGTTTCTATGATAGGAATGATACCAGACTTAGAGAATGTTATAGCTGAAAAGGATGAGGATAGTAATGAGTAAGAGAAAGATATTTTTTATACAAGAGGACAATATGGAGGCTACAGAAGCCTTTAGAACAGTGAGAACTAACCTTGCTTTCCAAAATGATAAAGAGATAGGTAGAAAGATAATGGTAACAAGCTCTATTCCAGGAGAGGGAAAATCTACTCTAGCTGGAAACTATGGTGCCAGTCTTGCTATAGCTGGGAAAAAAGTACTTCTAATAGACTGTGATATCAGAAGACCTAGAGCACATGAGAGCTTTGGAATAAAAGTAGAGAGAGGATTAGAATCAGTACTTACTGAAAATGTAAATCCTAAAGATGTAATTATAAAAGACCTAATCCCTAACTTTGACTTATTACCTACTAAGCATATGAGATACAATGTAACAGAGTTATTTATTGGAGATAAGATGAAAGAGGTAATCTCTAGCTTAGAAAATGAGTATAATACTATCATTCTAGATATGCCACCTCTAGCAGTAGCTTCAGATGCTGCTATCCTATCTAAATATGTAGATGGTGTAGTAGTAGTAGTAGCTTATGACCAAGTAGCAAAAAGAGAGCTTGAGTTTACAAAAGAGATGCTATCTAATGCAGGGGCAAATATCTATGGATTTGTTGTAACTAAGGTAGATAAAGGTGGATTATCTTATGGAAACTATGGATATTACAATAACTACTATTCATACTACCAAGAGTACTACAGTGACAGTAATGGAAATAGAAAAAAACACACTGTAAAGAAACCTAAGAGTAAGTTTGGTAAATTTATACATGATATAAAAGAGCAGTATAAAAGACAATTTTCAGGAGACTTGAAAGGGAAAAAATAATGGTTGATATTCATTCACACATACTTTTTGGAATAGATGATGGACCAATAGAGATAGAAGAGAGCATAGATATGATAAGACAGGCAGTATCTGTAGGATATACAGATATTGTCTGTTCTTCACACTATCTGATAGGTAGATTTGAAAATCTTAACTATGATAAAAACTTTGAGATTTTAAAAAATAGAATCCTAGAGGAAAAAATTCCTTTAAATATTCATAAAGGTAATGAGTTTGCCTTAGATCCAGAGTTTTCAGCTCATGAAAATAGAATAAATAAGATGGCTGGAAGTAGATATATACTGGTGGAATTAAAGGATGAACTTATATATGGAGCCTGTAAAAGTTTTTTTAAAAACGTTATAGCTAAAGGATATATTCCAATTTTTGCCCATGTAGAGAGATATCCTCATATCAAGGTACAGGAATTTAGAGAATTAGTAGATATGGGAGTGGTCCTACAGATGAATATTAGAATGGCAGTTAACCCTATACCTAAGGCTAAATATCTATTGGAGAATGGGTATATATCAATAATAGCTACAGATAGTCACCGTATGGGAAGAAGAGACTACAATATAGATGAGTATTTGAAAAAGTTGGAGAGTTCTTTAGGTAGGGAGCTTTTTCAAGTGCTTACGGAAGAGAATCCAAGAAAAGTGATAGAGGATAAAGAGATAGTTACAGAGATAAAGTATGAGGGAGATGGCGATGAAGAGAAGAAAGTTAATGGGATTGGCCGCATTTTTAGCAATTTGTTCAACAAGTTTTTCAAGTGATTTCTTTACTCTAGATGATGTACTAAACAGAGTAAAGGATACAAACCCACAGATTAGAGCCCAAAAGATGAATGAGGAGAGCAAAAGAGAACTAAAAGAAAAAGCTTGGAAAAACTTAGTTACTCCACCAGTAAATCTATCAAATGAAGATGAATGGGAAGTAGTAGAAAAATATGGAGTTGGACTTAAAGAGTTAGAAATGTATTTACCCATATTTGAAGGTGGAAGAACATTAAATAACTATAAAAAAGCAAAAACTCAATATGAGATAGCTCAAAAAGATAGTGACTTAGTAGGGATAGCAGCTCAAGAGGCAGCAGTGGCAAAATTCTTTGAAGCATTGAACTACAAAAAACAGATAGAGATAACTGATAAGGCAATAGAGGTTTTAGAAAAACAAAGAGAAAGAATATCTGATCTATATAATAATGGTAAATTAGTACCAAAGTCAGAGCTATTAAAGATAGAAGCTGATATAGAGAATAATAGAGGTATTAACTTAGAGAATAAGCAGAAAGAGGAAGCTAGCCTAGGAGAGTTAGCAAGATTATTAAACTATCCAGTAAATAGTCCATTGGAATTAAAGGATTTTAATCCATTACAATTTTTAGAGGCAAAGGCTCATATTACCGAGGAAAATAAGATACCTGTGGAGAATACTCTACTAGGTTCTAAGGAAGCTCTAAAATTAGATAGTGCTAACTATGATGTAAAGATAGCAAAATCAGCACTATATCCCACTATTTATACAAAATATACATATAGATATAGATATAATGATAATGGAACTTTAAGAAAATATGATGCTGATAAAAGAGATATATTTGAAGTAGGATTTAGATGGGTACTTTCTTGGGGAGCTGACTTAGACAATGTAAGATCTCAAGAGTATCTATATGAGAAAGCTAAGATAGAGTATGAGGATAACTTAAAGGGAATATCTCTTGATATGAAAAATAAGTTAGGAGAGATAAAGGCTCTATATGGAAAATCTCTAGCTATGGAGAAAAGAGCTAACTTACTTCAAGAGAATATGGATATAGATAGTATGAGATATGAGAATGAATTACTTACAACTTTCGACTACTTGAACTCTGTAAATAGTTTTAGAGAGGCTCAAGAGGATTACTATGAGTTACAAAGAAAGCTTGTATTAGCAGTAATAGAGTATGAAAATCTATATAGATAGGGAGAATAAATAATGGAGAGTGGAATGAAGAAGAAAATAGCTATAGGAGCTATAGTTACTGCATTAGTAGGTTATGGAGCCTATAAGATGAATATTTTAGGAACTACTGAGGTAAAGGTAGCTAGAATAGAGGTAGGAGATCTTTCAGATATGAACCTATATACAGGAATGGTAGTACCTGGAGAGATAAAACCTGTATATATCTCAGCTCCAGCAGTAATAGAGAGAATCTTAGTAAAAGATGGAGAGGAGATTACAAAAGATACAGAGCTTATACTATTTAGTAACAAAAGTATAATGGAAAATGATAAGGCTCTTAGAGTAAATGAACTAGATATACAAAATGTGAAGTTACAGATAGCTGACTTAGATTCTGGTTCTATGAAATTGGAATTAGATAACAGAGAGTTGGAGATAAAAAATCTAGAAGAGAAGATAAAAGCTGATATGAGAAGATTACCAGTAGTGACAGAGGAAGCTAGAACTCTTCAAAAAAGAGCAGAAGCATATATGCAACTACTATCTAAAGATGGAGTA
The DNA window shown above is from Fusobacterium mortiferum ATCC 9817 and carries:
- a CDS encoding ATP-grasp fold amidoligase family protein encodes the protein MRKIKSFLKQFYWIRFFHRYLRQLYLKTFYSTIKAKEKYIKRKFKEELGYEIYFNREPETFNQKIQFRKLYDNNPLYSICADKYKVREYVKEKIGEEYLIPLYLVTDKLTEEQWDKLPNSFVAKANHNSGPVQIVKDKTKANKKEIIRELNNQLKLDYGILSMEKYYSNISRKIIVEKYLKDNIEDYKFNCFNSKKIILERVTKASELSNMYNPYTWEKLNFTTGNIIDKKVYEKPKNFEKMLEIVKELSQDFEYVRVDLYNVDGKIYVGELTFCESSGFGKFTNEEWDYIFGSYWNLELEKGKIINE
- a CDS encoding flippase — encoded protein: MNKTNGLKYNLFMYFIRLISNFGFIILIFPYVARKIGAEGIGRVQYVEVINSYFLLVINLGVLDYGKREIACSKDNLLKANDIVNELLSILCITTLFGSIFYFIFIIYVESKMDKILLCIYFFIIILNLINLEWFYIGIENQEYITKRNLLIKIVSGILILLLVKEQKDIYLYAGILVLATAGSNFYNFIELKKYAKLKLVGFKEYKRHLKPLFYLFSSSLALSLSYNLDSLMIKNIVGDIELGYYTLALKFGKLPLIIGSTLIAVLSPRLNNLLSQEKKKEFYNIWNKGINTMFIFYIPCFIGMWLISKSLVLIFGGVQFLPAVNIFKVFSIYILTMGFAVSTGVALSTHRRDREYFISVMLGSILNVIFNIIFIPKIGALGAVIATLITEGVAIIIRILLCKDIFKNIKLLNINMIKMLISSIFMGLVVFYITKVITKPLFQVIISGTVGGIVYFIGLILLKEDLVCEVVNKIKEKYKSRGE
- the galU gene encoding UTP--glucose-1-phosphate uridylyltransferase GalU, coding for MKVTKAVIPAAGLGTRVLPATKAQPKEMLVIVDKPSLQYIIEELVESGIKDIIIITGRNKNSIEDHFDYSYELEDTLKKDGKDKLLGKVESISSMANICYVRQNHPKGLGHAILKAKSFVGDEPFVIALGDDIVYNDIPVAKQLIDNYSKYQSSIVGCQEVKKSDVSKYGIVKPSKSLDGKTVEMADFIEKPSIEEAPSRFACLGRYLLTPRIFEYLEKTEPGKGGEIQLTDAIVAMMKDGERVLAYNFDGKRYDIGNKFGLLKANIEFGLRNEETREELLEYLKNI
- a CDS encoding O-antigen ligase family protein encodes the protein MFKINQNIYNKIGELGVYIYTLSLFISKSGVNIGLGFLVLAFLLYLYDKRKINLTTEEKYILVILILLPIFSLFSVGGYHSFQRALEKSYRYIGLFFIPYFLYKDRVVKIVLSLFSLSIIISFINGILYYKKLKWNFNVRFLSFSSNTLDEAHILAMGSMLILVAIVYYIKERKYIFTSLFTFTLILAVAALVMTQGRGAWLGFGAGLFVISFFLFKSKKIFIAITILTLLLGYGGINSKALENNKYIKRFESIKNKDNSRILLWESGIEMYKANPIFGVGRDNAGDYSLEYMKNHFKEQKPNYFSKKMMELAGAGNIHSLYITSLAEEGILSIPFIGMFLFILYKQIRYCLTRERDFNFYLVVGTMGMLVAFLVGGLTENVWREIWKSNMFVFIVGLYLSRVKQE
- a CDS encoding helix-turn-helix domain-containing protein — translated: MERPEYYGILPSKVRYDERLKPMEKIMFSELTALVRKKGYCYASNMYFATLYGVHKSTVSAWISNLAKCGHITTKCIMKDKRVEERRIYIAEESDISYFPKLEKEKSNIVDDKILDEIFKEKIERREKTPEELEDVRKKLLRDLFGCEGE
- a CDS encoding YveK family protein, with the translated sequence MSRKKKYEDYDEEFENDEDEIDLADLIFTLIRRWKLIVLTAIPVVILGVIFAITRPTVYQAETTLIVSNNMSSVSLDSSDISLSQRLVITYSEIAKNKSILNKVINKYDLKETTEQLAKLVTITPVDSTELISLTYKNSDPQLAAMVTNEIANEFMDKVVQVMRVRNVNIVEKAQVPVQPLPKKRALILLASVVLGLAAGTGMAFVMEFLHKKLRKPSEIQAILGVSMIGMIPDLENVIAEKDEDSNE
- a CDS encoding CpsD/CapB family tyrosine-protein kinase, whose amino-acid sequence is MEATEAFRTVRTNLAFQNDKEIGRKIMVTSSIPGEGKSTLAGNYGASLAIAGKKVLLIDCDIRRPRAHESFGIKVERGLESVLTENVNPKDVIIKDLIPNFDLLPTKHMRYNVTELFIGDKMKEVISSLENEYNTIILDMPPLAVASDAAILSKYVDGVVVVVAYDQVAKRELEFTKEMLSNAGANIYGFVVTKVDKGGLSYGNYGYYNNYYSYYQEYYSDSNGNRKKHTVKKPKSKFGKFIHDIKEQYKRQFSGDLKGKK
- a CDS encoding tyrosine-protein phosphatase, with the translated sequence MVDIHSHILFGIDDGPIEIEESIDMIRQAVSVGYTDIVCSSHYLIGRFENLNYDKNFEILKNRILEEKIPLNIHKGNEFALDPEFSAHENRINKMAGSRYILVELKDELIYGACKSFFKNVIAKGYIPIFAHVERYPHIKVQEFRELVDMGVVLQMNIRMAVNPIPKAKYLLENGYISIIATDSHRMGRRDYNIDEYLKKLESSLGRELFQVLTEENPRKVIEDKEIVTEIKYEGDGDEEKKVNGIGRIFSNLFNKFFK
- a CDS encoding TolC family protein, which gives rise to MKRRKLMGLAAFLAICSTSFSSDFFTLDDVLNRVKDTNPQIRAQKMNEESKRELKEKAWKNLVTPPVNLSNEDEWEVVEKYGVGLKELEMYLPIFEGGRTLNNYKKAKTQYEIAQKDSDLVGIAAQEAAVAKFFEALNYKKQIEITDKAIEVLEKQRERISDLYNNGKLVPKSELLKIEADIENNRGINLENKQKEEASLGELARLLNYPVNSPLELKDFNPLQFLEAKAHITEENKIPVENTLLGSKEALKLDSANYDVKIAKSALYPTIYTKYTYRYRYNDNGTLRKYDADKRDIFEVGFRWVLSWGADLDNVRSQEYLYEKAKIEYEDNLKGISLDMKNKLGEIKALYGKSLAMEKRANLLQENMDIDSMRYENELLTTFDYLNSVNSFREAQEDYYELQRKLVLAVIEYENLYR